In Anthocerotibacter panamensis C109, the sequence ATTGGGGGATGCCCGCGAAGTGGACTGGTTTGCCTACACAGACAGTGTCCCCGATGGCAAAAACCCCCGGATTGGTCAAGCCGATGATATCCCCGGCGTAGGCTTCCTCGATGACCTCGCGCTCCTGCCCAAAAAGCTTTTGCGGGCGGGTGAGGCGGATACGCTTGCCGGTGCGGACATGGTTTACGGTCATGTCCTTCTCAAAACGACCCGAACAGACCCGCACAAAAGCGATACAGTCGCGGTGTTTGGCGTCCATATTCGCCTGGATCTTGAAAACAAACCCCGAGAATTCCTCCGCCCCCGGATCCACAGCACCCCCCTCGACCGCCCGCGCAGTGGGTCTAAGGGCCATTTGTGTGAACGTGTCGAGGAAAAGCTGCACCCCAAAGTTGGTCATCGCTGACCCAAAAAAGACCGGTGTGATCTTCCCTGCCTGAACTCCCTGCAAGTCAAACGCGTCTCCGGCAATATCGAGGATCTCAAGCTCTTCGCGGAACTGCCGGTAGGTGTCCGGGTCGGTCGCAGCTTGAATCCGGGGGTCCTCGATCCCCGTCAATTCCACCGGAGCACGGCGACGCCCATGCTCACTGCCGTCGAAGAGGTGCATCTGCCGGGTCAGCCGGTCATAGACGCCCCTGAAGGTCGGTCCCATGCCGATCGGCCAATTGATGGGGAAGACCCCGATACCCAGGATCTTCTCCAACTCGTCTAAAAGTTGTAAGGGCTCGCGCCCCGGACGGTCCAACTTGTTGATAAACGTAAAAATCGGGATACCCCGTCGGCGGCAGACCTCAAAGAGTTTGCGCGTCTGCGGCTCGATACCCTTGGCGGCGTCGATGAGCATGACGGCATTGTCCGCTGCGGTGAGCGTGCGGTAGGTGTCCTCAGAAAAATCCTGGTGACCGGGCGTATCGAGCAGATTTATTTGCTGCCCCGCATACGGAAATTGGAGGACTGTGGACGTAATCGAAATGCCCCGCTGTTGCTCTAGCGCCATCCAGTCTGAGGTAGCTGCTCGATGGTTGCGCTTAGCCCGCACCGAGCCTGCCAGCTCAATCGCCCCGCCATAGAGGAGCAATTTCTCGGTGAGGGTCGTCTTGCCTGCGTCCGGGTGGGAGATAATAGCGAACGTACAGCGCCGCTGCACTTGTTCTTTGATACTTTCGTTTCCCGCTGTCGTCGCCAGCATGTGCCTTTTCCTGGAACGTCCTAAGCCTATTTAATTTTGGCACCCATTTCAAGGTATTGGGCCGAGTCAACCAGACGATCCCGCATACCCTCTAGATTCATTCTGCCGAAAGATGCGTACTCAGCCCTTTTTGCAGGAAGCTGGCCTGCATCGCCATGAATCGCCCACTCCTTCCGATCCAATCGATTGCACACAGACTCGGGCTTGCCGATAGGTATCTAGAGCCCATCGGGACTTATGGCGCGAAGCTCAAGCTGGAGCTGCTGACTGACCCAGATTACCCACAGCGGGGCAAGCTGGTCTTGGTGACAGCGACCACGCCCACCAAGACTGGAGAAGGAAAGACCGTAGTTGCCATCGGCTTGGCGCAGGGACTGGACCGCTTGGGCAAAAGAGCTTTGGTTACCTCGCGCGAGCCGTCTCTGGGACCAGTTTTTGGGGTGAAAGGGGGCGGCGTCGGGGGGGGATGCGCTCAAGTTGAGCCGAGTCAAAAGATCAATTTGCACTTCCACGGCGATTTTCACGCCATCACCTGCGCCCATAATCTCCTGGCGGCGATGCTTGACGCACAGGTCTTCCATGGCAATGACCTGGGTCTTGACTGCGCTCAGATCACCTGGCCCCGCACGCTCGATATGAATGACCGACCGCTGCGTCAGGTCACGATTGGGCTGGGAGGAAAAAGGAATGGACCGCTCCGAGAAACCAATTTTGTCATTACGGCTGCTTCCGAGATTATGGCCTTAGTAGGATTAGCTGACAGTCGCGAAGATTTGCGTCATCGTCTTGCAGCTCTTGTTGTCGGGTACACGCAGAGCGGTCAACCGGTCCGGGCGGCTGACTTGGGGGCTACAGGCGCGATGATGGTCCTGCTCTACGAAGCCATCTTGCCGAACTTGGTACAGACGACAGAAGGGACGCCTGCGCTGATTCACACCGGACCCTTTGCCAATCTTGCCCATGGCACGAGTAGTGTGCTCGCGCAGGCGATGGGACTGCGGCTAGCCGACTATGTCATCAATGAAACCGGGTTTGGCGCTGACTTGGGCGCAGAAAAGTACGTCAATCTGGTGATGCGGTCATCCGGCTTAAAGCCTGCTGCTGCTGTGCTCGTCACAACGGTCCAGGGTCTTCAGAATCAGGGTCAAGGGGTCCTGGAGCAAGGATTCTCCAATCTTGCCCAACATATCCAGATTTTGCGCCGCTTGGGAGTCCCGCTGGTCGTGGCTATCAACCGCTTCCAGGAGGATAGCGAACCTGATTTAGCGCGTGTCGCCAGCTATTGCACGGCTGTTGGGTTACCCGTTTCGATTGTCGAGGCGTTTGCAAAAGGAGGAGCAGGCGCGGTGGATCTGGCTCAGAAGGTTGTGGCAGTCCTCGAAAAGGAAGACGGGTCAGTACAACCGCTCTACGCGCTCGAAGACAGCCTTGAGCAGAAGATCCAGACTGTCGCCCAAGAAGTGTACGGCGCGGCGGGCATCATGGTCAGCGAAAGAGCGCAGATGAAGTTGCAGCAATTCACGGAGTTAGGTTTTGCCAACCTACCTATTTGTATGGCTAAGACCCCATACTCGATTTCTGACGATCCCAAGCGCTTGGGTGCGCCTTCAGGTTGGATGCTGCGGGTGACGGATGCTGTTTTGGCAGCCGGGGCTGGTTTTATCGTGGTGCTTGCCGGGGATGTGCTGTTGATGCCTGGGTTGCCGAAGGTCTCCCGTGCGCTGTCCTTGGATGTTGACAGCATGGGCCAGATCACGGGCTTTTAACGCTACAGGACGGCGTAGAGCCCGTCTAAGGTCAAACTCTGCACGCCATCCTTACCAGGGAGGACCACCTCGACCCGGTGCGGACCGGGAGATACCCGAAATCCGTGGACCCGGACTTTGACCTGATGATCTGTAACTTCCTGCTCTACTTGAAGGAATTGCTCGCGGGGCAGCGCGACAGCAAGAGGACCAGCCAAAACGGTGCGCGCAATGGTCGAGACATCGGTGCCATCCACCAATACTTGGACTTGACTCCAGTCATAGCGGTCAAGGGTAGCCTTCCCACTGTCCACCAGCACCATGACATCAATCGGATTGCGCAGGGCACTGCTGGGCTTGGGCGTGATCGACAGGCTCTGGGCCATCACGGGAATCTGTAAGAGGAGCGCCAGGATTACCAGAGAGAAAATTTTATTCACGGCTCACAGAAAGACACTGCTGGAAAGATGTTCGGCGGTAGCCTGGACCGAGGCAATAGCCCGGTCATAAGGGAGCCGAGTCGGCCCCAACACCCCGACAGAACCCAAGGTCACGCCCTGATAGGCAAAAGTGCGGCTCACCAGACTACAGCTATGCATCGGGGTAAAAGGATTTTCGCTCCCGATACGCACAGTGACCCGTTGACCCGCTCCATCTTTGAGGATGAGGGCTCCTAGGTTGAGGCGTTCTTGCTCCAGTAGACTGACCATCTCCCAAAGGCGTTGCGGCTGGGTGAATTCAGGCTGGCGCAGCACGGTGCTCAAGCCACTCACAAAGACCTGCCCGACGGTCGGAGCTAGGATCTCTTCACGGATCACCTCAACCAAACTACGCAAAAACTCGGCCCACGCCCGGAACTCTTGCCACAGAGGCTCACTCTGGTCGCTTGCAAAGTCCTTGAGCGTGCGGTTGGAGAGGTGGGTGTTGAGGAAATTGTTGATGGGCTCTAACTCATCTTCAGAAACTTCAGCCGGTAGGTCCAATAACAACGAGCGCGTCTGAAGATTGTCGGTCACTACAATCAGCAAGACGTGCCCCTCACTCACAGGCACCAGCCGCAGGTGGCGAATGGAGGTCAATACTCCGGTGGGGGCGGTGATCAAAGCGACACACCCTGTGAGCATCGAGAGCAACCGGGCTGCCCGTTCCAGAAAACTCTCCAGCGTGCGGTGCAACTCCTCCCCCAATTCTTGGAGGACAGCCTCGCGCATCTGCTGCACCAAATCTTCAGAGGGGGCGAGCAGCTCGTCTACATAGACCCGATAGCCAGAGTCAGAAGGGATTCGTCCTGCTGAAGTATGCGGCTGAAACAAAAGCCCCGCTTGCTCCAGCGCATTCATGGCGTTGCGGATCGAAGCCGAACTCAAGTCGAAGCGGTAGGCTTCCGCCAGGATCTTTGAGCCTACCGGCTCGGCGGTATCGATATAGCGCTTGACTGTTGCCCAGAGAATCTGACGGTGACGGGGGTTGAGCTTCATCGGTTGTTCGCCTCGAGACAGCGCTCACAGGTCCCAAATAAGTCTACGCTACAGCGCTGAACCTGCCCTTTGACGGAAGGCTGAATCTTGAAAAGATTCGTAGGATCGGGCAGGTCAATGTCGTGGATCATCCCACATTGGGTGCAATGGAAGTGATGATGGGGATCAGGACGCCAGCCGTAACGGTTACCCTGGGGGTCTTTCAAAACCTCAATAAACTCGCGGCGAGCCAGGGCTTCTAAATTCTGGTAGACCGAGGAATAGCCCACCGGCTGCCCCATCTGAATTAACTGTTGATAGATTGCCCCGGCACTCAGGTGGTTATCGGTGTGACAGAGCAGGTCCAGGATAGCCCGACGCTGCGGGCTTAGCCGCATACCCAAAAGCTTACAGCGCTCTAGCACTGCTTCAAAATTATCTCGGGGGTGCGTTTGGACCATGGCGTACTCTGAGGGATTAAAGAGAAAGGGACCATCAACTTATTAACATTTTAGCCAGAATTCAGCCCATCCGTGTATACTGTGGCACCGCTTGGGGAGAGCAGAGCATGGTTGTAGTTTGTTGTGCACCATCTTTCGTGGAAGCACAAGGTAGTCAGGACTACAGTTTCTAGGGTATGGCTTTGGCCCATTCCTACAAAAAACTTTCGCCAGTATCGCGTATAGACCTGAATAGAGAGATCGTTTATATTGTTGCAAGTGCCTACTTGCATGATTTATGTGTCGCGCCAATGGTTCCCGCATCCAGACTCGTACCCGTATCCTGAATGCCGCCCTCCAGGTTTTCGCCCAGGCTGGTGTGCAGGGGGCCACAACCCGTGAGATTGCCCGAGTAGCCGGGGTGAACGAGGTGACGCTGTTTCGCCATTTCATCAGTAAAGAACTGTTGCTCACAGCCACCATCCAACAAGTTCTGGCCGTCCAGAACGAGGCGCTAACCCGTATGGAGGAATGGACCCAAGATCTCTATGGGGATTTGAAGTACTATGCCGGTCTCTACAACCAGACCCTGGAGGAGTATGAAGACCTCGTGCGCACCTTCATTGGGGAGGCTCGCCGTCGCCCCGAAACCACCCGTCAGGTGATCCAGCAGGCCGTCCAACCGCTCCGAGGCAGGCTTGTAGCCTATCTACATCAGGCCCAACAAGAAGGCAGGGTGCGCTCCCAGGTCAACCCCGAAGCGGCTATTGATCTGTTCACCGGCATGTTGCTGGCGGGGATGCTCTTGCGGGGGGCCGCCACGATACCGCTGGCCTATGAACGAGAGCACTATCTTGAGAGTTGCGTAGATATTTTTGTATCTGGGATTCAGACCCACGCGCAAGCGGTCACAACGTTCCCAAGCGTGGCTGCACCGAGCAGAGCACAACCGTGAACTATACCAGGGAGAGGGGCCATGCAGTGGAAGAGGCTGAGTGATCTGAGCAAAAGGGGGGCAGTCCTCCCTATACTGTTTGTGCTGGCTGCCTGTAGTGTCTCGGGCAAAGAAACAGCCAAAGTCCGCCCCGGCATCCCGGTCAAACTATCGGTTGTCACCACCGGGGTCATCCATGAAACTTCCGAATACGTGGGACGGGTAGCTTCGCGCCGCTCGGTGGTACTCCAACCACAAATTGAAGGCCAGGTCACGCAGATCCTGGTCCGTCCCGGAGACCGGGTCGCAGCCGGGGCGCTCCTCATCCAAGTAGACCCAGCCCGTCAGCAGGCTACCTTGAGTAGCGTTCAGGCTCAAGCTCAGTCCGATGAGGCCAGCCTCCAGAGTGCTCAGGCGTTACTCAAGTCCTACACGGCCAATCGTTTAGGGCGAGAGGCCGATGTGGAGTTTGCCCAACAGGAGTATCAGCGCTTTAACGAGCTGTTTAAGAGCGGTGCTGTCTCCAAGCAGCAGTTAGACCAAGCCAACAACCGCCTGCGCTCTGCTCAGTCCGATCTCGCAGCCATCCAGGCGCAGATCCAGGCCCAGCAGGCGACCATCGTCCGTGCTCAACGGGAATATCAAAAATCCCGTGCCGACAGCCGTGCGCAACAGGTGCAGTTGCAGTACTACCGCATCAACGCTCCATTTGCTGGGATTGTCGGAGATATCCCCGTCAAGGTCGGGGATGCGGTCACGCCTGCTACGCGGCTAACCAGCGTGACCCAGAATGATCAACTGGAGGTCGCCCTGGATATCCCCATCGAGCGGGCTCCCGAGTTGCGCCTGGATATGCCCGTGGAGTTGTTGGACCGCACCGGTCAGATGCTAGGCACCAGCAAGCTCTTTTTTATCGCACCCCAGGCGAGTACCGACACGCAATCCATCCAGATCAAGTCGATTTACGACAACCGTAAGGGGCAGCTCAGAGCCGACCAGTTCATCCGTGCCCGCGTGGTCTGGGACCGGCGTCCGGGGGTACTGGTCCCCACTTCTGCCGTGTCGCAATTGGGCGGACAGGACTTCATCTTCGTGGCAGAAGGAGAACCGAACAAGCTGGTGGCTCGCCAAAAGCTGATCCAGGTGGGGAACATTGCAGGCAACACCTATCCAGTCCTGCAAGGGCTCAAACCGGGCGAGAAAATTATCACCTCGGGTACCCAAAATCTGACTGACGGGACTCCGATCACCCCTGAATCTTGACGCTGCCCTATCGCCTCAGGAGACCCGACGATGTTTGTCGAATTTTTTATCAAGCGCCCCATCTTTGCATCGGTCTTTGCGCTGGTGATCATGCTGGCTGGAGCGGTCAGTATTCCCACCCTGCCCATCGCCCAGTATCCCAACGTTACTCCCCCCCAGGTGAGCGTCACCGCCAACTACACCGGAGCGAGCGCTGCGGTCGTCGAATCGGCGGTCACCACCCCTCTAGAACAACAGATCAACGGGGTCCAGGGCTTGAAGTATGTCTCCTCTACCAGCGGGAACGATGGCCTGAGCACGATTAACGTGACCTTCGAGTTGGGGCGCGACCTGGATGCCGCTGCTGTGGATGTCCAGAACCGGGTCTCCACAGCCCAAGGTCGTCTACCCAACGAAGTGCGCACCACCGGAGTCACCATCAACAAGGTCTCTACGTCTCTGGTCCTGGCGATCGGCTTGGGTTCAGCCAAGGGCGAGTATAACAGTCTCTTTTTGAGCAACTACGCCGACCTCTATATCCGGGATGCCCTCAAGCGGGTGAAGGGCGTCGGGGACGTGCGTATCTTTGGGGAGCGCAAGTACTCCATGCGTCTCTGGCTCGACCCCAATCGACTCGCCAACCGCCAACTCACCGCGCTAGATGTGGTCAATGCCCTGCGTGAACAGAACGTGCAGGTGGCCGCCGGACAGATCGGACAACCGCCCACCGTAGACGGACAGCGCTACCAATTGAGCATCCGGGCGGGGGGGCGGCTAAAAAATCCTGCTGAGTTTGGTGAGGTCATCCTCAAAACGGGTGCGGATGGCTCCCTGGTCAAGTTGCGCGATGTGGGCCGCGCCGAGTTAGGAGCCGAAGACTACAGCACGTTCCTCCGCTTCAATGGGCGGGAGGCGGTGGGTTTGGGTATTTACCAACTCCCGGACGCCAACGCGCTGGACGTGGCGAAGGGGGTCAAAGAGCAGATGGACCTGCTGGCGAAACGTTTCCCGGCGGGAATGCAGTATAAAGTAGCGCTCGACACGACCCTGGCGGTAACCGAGTCGATCCGCGAAGTCCTCTTCACCCTGGGCGAGGCGATTCTGCTGGTGGTCCTGGTGATTTTTGTGTTTCTGCAAAACTGGCGCACAACGTTGATCCCCGCTTTGACGATTCCAGTGTCTTTGATTGGGACATTTGCGTTTATCAAACTTTTCGGTTTCTCTATCAATAACCTGACGCTATTTGGGCTGACCCTGGCGACAGGATTGGTAGTGGATGATGCTATCGTCGTCATCGAGAATATTGCCCGCCTCATGGAGGAGAAGGGGCTCAGGCCCATGGAAGCGGCGGTTGAAGCGATGGGCGAAGTGACTGGGGCTTTGATTGCTACAGCCTTAGTTCTGGTGGCGGTCTTTGTCCCGGTGGCATTCTTTCCGGGGACGACGGGGCAACTCTACAAGCAGTTCGCGCTGACCATCGCTTTCTCGGTCGCCCTGTCTGCCTTTAACGCGCTGACCTTGACGCCTGCGCTCTCGGCATTGCTCCTGAACCATCGGGAACCTTCCAGCAATCGCTTCTTTGACGGGTTCAACCAGACTTTTGAGACGGCACGCAGGGGCTACCGCACTTCATTGCGCTTTTTGCTGCGCTTCAAAACGGTGACGCTTCTGCTTTTTACCCTGTCCTTGGGAGCGACCTACTGGCTCTATCAGCGCGTGCCGGGAGGCTTTATCCCAAATGAGGACCAAGGCTACTTCCTGATCACGCTCCAAGGGCCGCAGGGGGTCTCACTCAACTACACCAGTCAAGCCGTCAAGCAAGTGGAAGAGATTCTTTTGAAGCAGCCGGAAGTGGTGGGAGTCTTCGCGGTGGGTGGTTTTGGGCTGACCGGCAACGGCTCTAACAATGCGACCATCTTTGCTTCGCTCAAGCCCTGGGAAGAGCGCAAGGGACCGGGGCAGACCCTCGACGGCTTCATCAACCGCATTCGCGGACCCCTGGCTGGGATCACCGACGCGGTCGCCATTCCTTTTAATCCCCCAGCGATCCAGGGCTTGGGAAGGTTCGGCGGTTTCCAGTTCGAGCTTCAGGACCAGCTTGGCACCGACCTCAATGCCCTAGCTCAAGCGAATGACACCCTCATCCAAAAAGCCAACGCTCAACCGGATCTACGCGGGGTCTTCTCCAGCTTCAAGGCCAACACGCCACAACTGGTGGTCGAAGTGGACCGGGAGAAAGCCAAGGCTTTGGGGGTGATGCTAGGAGATATTTTCAGCACCCTCCAGGCTTTTTTGGGCTCTCAATATATCAATGATTTTGACCTGGGGCCACGTAACTATCGGGTCTTCATCCAGGCGGATGCACCCTTTCGCTCCAATCCTGAGGACATCAAGCGGCTCTATGTGCGTGCCCAAAACGGAGCCCTGGTCTCCTTAGCAAATCTGCTCACCGTCACGCGCAGCACTGCTCCTCAAAACATCACCCACTACAACTTGGCACGCTCCACGGAGATCAACGGCTCAGCCGCTCCGGGGGTCAGCTCAGGCCAAGCCCTCCAGACGATGGAGAGACTGGCCCAAGAAGTCTTGCCCCAGGGGATGACCTTTGCCTGGTCGGGGATCTCCCTGGAGCAGATCGAAGGGGGTAGCCAAGCGGTGATTATCTTTGCCCTGGGCGTGGTGTTGGTGTTTCTGGTGCTCGCGGCGCAGTATGAGAGCTTGACGGACCCGCTGGTGATCCTGCTCTCGGTCCCGCTTGCCATTCTAGGAGCACTCTTCGCGCAGTCACTGAGAGGACTATCCAACGATGTCTTCTGCCAGATCGGTCTGGTGATGCTCGTGGGACTAGCCAGTAAGAACGCGGTCCTCATCGTCGAGTTCGCCAATCAACTCCGGGAGCGGGGGTTACCTTTGGTTACAGCGGCGGTGGAGGCGGCACAGACCCGGCTCAGGCCAATTCTGATGACTTCTTTTGCCTTTATCCTGGGCATCTTTCCTCTGGTCATTGCGGAGGGAGCAGGCGCGGCTAGCCGTAATTCCCTGGGTACGGCGGTCTTTGGAGGGATGATCGTCTCGACGTTCTTGAGTCTCTATATTGTCCCGACGCTGTACGTGGTAGTCGCGCTGATTCGAGAACAGGTGGGGTCTAAGAAGGCATTGCCGCTGCCTAAGTTGCCCTGGGGTGAATGATCTATTCCCACTCGCCTTTGGCATGGTCGTCTTCGTAGTCAGTGCGGAAGACTTCGTAGCCGCCCACAGCGTAGGTGCGCTCTTCGGAGTTGGCGCGGTCAAAGACGTTCTGGCCTTCGACCCAGGTTTGCTCGATGTGGCTATAGACGCTGAGCGGATCGCCAGAGAGGAGAATAAAATCGGCGTCTTTGCCCGGTTCCAGCGAACCTACCCGCTGGTCGAGGCCCAGCATCTTGGCTCCGGTCAGGGTCATCGCCTCCAGCGCTTTGGTGCGGGTCATCCCGGCGCGGACCCCGATGGCGGCTGAGCGTAGGAACCAGCGCGAGTCTGTGATCCCGTCGTCGGTGTGGTAGGCCACAGGAACGCCTGCCTTCTCTAGGGCAGCGCCATTCTCCATGCTGAGGTCTACCGTTTCGAGTTTACCGCCGGGGGAGTCGAGGGTGATGATCGAACAGGGTACCCCAGCGGCGGCGATTGCTTGGGCTACTTTCCAGGCTTCACTGACATGGTGGAGGACGGGGCGAAAGCCAAATTCCTGACCGAGGCGGATGGCTGTGAGAATATCGTCCTGACGATGGGTGTGGAAGTGCACGATGCGCTTACCGTCGAGGACTTGTACTAAAGCTTCCATTTGCAAGTCGCGCTCGGGGAGCTTTTGGGGATCCCCCTTGGCGGCTTTGATTTTGTCGCGGTATTGTCTGGCCTTGACAAACATTTGTCGGGCGAGGGCTGCGGACTTGGCGCGGGTTCCCGGAAAGGGCGGTTCGCCGATCGAGTTCGTACCGTTAGCCATCTTGAGCCCGCCACAGATATCTTTGAGCGGATCTTTGCAGTAGAGCAGGTCATTGATCGTCCGGGCGTGGGCGCGGAGTTTTAGGTAGACCGTTTGACCGCTCAGGAGGTGACCAGACCCCGGCATGACATTGACGGTGGTGATCCCCCCAGCACGGGCTTTATTGAGGGTGGCGCTACGGACATTGAGCGCATCGAGGATACGGATTTCGGGATTGAGCGGGGCAGAGCGGTCCGCGCCATCTCCTTCCCCGACATGGGAATGGGTATCCACGAGACCGGGCATGAGCACTTTGCCGGTGACCTCTGTGATTTTTGCCCCGTTGGGAATAGCTATCTGGTCCGCCGGTCCTACGGCGACAATCTTGCCTTTGTGAACGATAAGGGTGCCCTTGGCAATCGGTGGCCCACTGATGGGGTAGATTTTGGCTCCTCGGAAAACCTGGATTTGCTCTTGTGCTTGCAGCGAAGGCGCACTAAGGGTCGCCAAAAGCAATAGCAGGGGGATGGTCTGTCTCATTGCAAAACACTCCCAAAAACGGACCGCTGGGGGCAAGGTTTACTGCGCCATAAGGCGCTTTTACTCTACCATGGCTCCAGCATGATATAGGTCTACAAAACCTGAAGAGTCAAGATTTAGGCTTTCGGGTAATGAGGTGGTTTGAACATATGTTTTGTATTCTAGAAAACATATATTTAGCCAATAACTAATTATCATTTTAGGCAAACAATGGATCAATAGTTTCTGAGAGGAGCAACGCGTGTCTGGTCTCAAAAATCTATCCTTAGCCTTTGCTGGCTTGACTTTGATGACTGGGTTGGTAGCTGCCCCCCAAGCTCAAGCAGCGACCTTTGCCTATACGGGGACGACTGTCGGATCCCCGGTCTGGAATCGCCCACTTGCGGGCACGCCCCCGAACGGTCTTTCAGGCGTTGGCACTGCCACTCCTTTCAGCTTCCAGCCCTTCTTTGTCAATCTTTCAGGCTCTTACACCTTTTTGAGTCTTGGGGTTACTCCTACGAACTGGGACAACTACACTTTTCTTTACCAAAATACCTTCAGCCCAACAGCTCAATTGACCAATGCTTTGACTGGGAATGATGACAACCCAACTATCGGTCGCTCTGGATTCACCTTTAATCTGACCGCCGGTACTCAGTATTTCTTTGTGACCACGGGTTTTGCGAATACTGACACGGGGATCTTTAATAACACCATTACCGGACCGGGTAATATCTTCGCCGGTTCACCCTCGGCAGTACCCGAACCTGCTTCTATGGCTGGGATGCTGGCCTTTGGAGCGGTTGGGGTAGCCACCCGCTTGCGTCGT encodes:
- a CDS encoding peptide chain release factor 3, which gives rise to MLATTAGNESIKEQVQRRCTFAIISHPDAGKTTLTEKLLLYGGAIELAGSVRAKRNHRAATSDWMALEQQRGISITSTVLQFPYAGQQINLLDTPGHQDFSEDTYRTLTAADNAVMLIDAAKGIEPQTRKLFEVCRRRGIPIFTFINKLDRPGREPLQLLDELEKILGIGVFPINWPIGMGPTFRGVYDRLTRQMHLFDGSEHGRRRAPVELTGIEDPRIQAATDPDTYRQFREELEILDIAGDAFDLQGVQAGKITPVFFGSAMTNFGVQLFLDTFTQMALRPTARAVEGGAVDPGAEEFSGFVFKIQANMDAKHRDCIAFVRVCSGRFEKDMTVNHVRTGKRIRLTRPQKLFGQEREVIEEAYAGDIIGLTNPGVFAIGDTVCVGKPVHFAGIPQFPPELFALLRNPNPSKYKNFLKGIEQLSQEGAVQVMYDLDESRRDPVLAAVGNLQFEVIQSRMESEYGVETLLEPLPYKLARWIEGDPEAIAQVNRYPDVLTVKDRFGRRVVLFKNEWAVDQMKTRNPKLEFLKIAPL
- a CDS encoding formate--tetrahydrofolate ligase, which produces MNRPLLPIQSIAHRLGLADRYLEPIGTYGAKLKLELLTDPDYPQRGKLVLVTATTPTKTGEGKTVVAIGLAQGLDRLGKRALVTSREPSLGPVFGVKGGGVGGGCAQVEPSQKINLHFHGDFHAITCAHNLLAAMLDAQVFHGNDLGLDCAQITWPRTLDMNDRPLRQVTIGLGGKRNGPLRETNFVITAASEIMALVGLADSREDLRHRLAALVVGYTQSGQPVRAADLGATGAMMVLLYEAILPNLVQTTEGTPALIHTGPFANLAHGTSSVLAQAMGLRLADYVINETGFGADLGAEKYVNLVMRSSGLKPAAAVLVTTVQGLQNQGQGVLEQGFSNLAQHIQILRRLGVPLVVAINRFQEDSEPDLARVASYCTAVGLPVSIVEAFAKGGAGAVDLAQKVVAVLEKEDGSVQPLYALEDSLEQKIQTVAQEVYGAAGIMVSERAQMKLQQFTELGFANLPICMAKTPYSISDDPKRLGAPSGWMLRVTDAVLAAGAGFIVVLAGDVLLMPGLPKVSRALSLDVDSMGQITGF
- the hrcA gene encoding heat-inducible transcriptional repressor HrcA — its product is MKLNPRHRQILWATVKRYIDTAEPVGSKILAEAYRFDLSSASIRNAMNALEQAGLLFQPHTSAGRIPSDSGYRVYVDELLAPSEDLVQQMREAVLQELGEELHRTLESFLERAARLLSMLTGCVALITAPTGVLTSIRHLRLVPVSEGHVLLIVVTDNLQTRSLLLDLPAEVSEDELEPINNFLNTHLSNRTLKDFASDQSEPLWQEFRAWAEFLRSLVEVIREEILAPTVGQVFVSGLSTVLRQPEFTQPQRLWEMVSLLEQERLNLGALILKDGAGQRVTVRIGSENPFTPMHSCSLVSRTFAYQGVTLGSVGVLGPTRLPYDRAIASVQATAEHLSSSVFL
- a CDS encoding Fur family transcriptional regulator, which encodes MVQTHPRDNFEAVLERCKLLGMRLSPQRRAILDLLCHTDNHLSAGAIYQQLIQMGQPVGYSSVYQNLEALARREFIEVLKDPQGNRYGWRPDPHHHFHCTQCGMIHDIDLPDPTNLFKIQPSVKGQVQRCSVDLFGTCERCLEANNR
- a CDS encoding TetR/AcrR family transcriptional regulator, with the translated sequence MCRANGSRIQTRTRILNAALQVFAQAGVQGATTREIARVAGVNEVTLFRHFISKELLLTATIQQVLAVQNEALTRMEEWTQDLYGDLKYYAGLYNQTLEEYEDLVRTFIGEARRRPETTRQVIQQAVQPLRGRLVAYLHQAQQEGRVRSQVNPEAAIDLFTGMLLAGMLLRGAATIPLAYEREHYLESCVDIFVSGIQTHAQAVTTFPSVAAPSRAQP
- a CDS encoding efflux RND transporter periplasmic adaptor subunit; protein product: MQWKRLSDLSKRGAVLPILFVLAACSVSGKETAKVRPGIPVKLSVVTTGVIHETSEYVGRVASRRSVVLQPQIEGQVTQILVRPGDRVAAGALLIQVDPARQQATLSSVQAQAQSDEASLQSAQALLKSYTANRLGREADVEFAQQEYQRFNELFKSGAVSKQQLDQANNRLRSAQSDLAAIQAQIQAQQATIVRAQREYQKSRADSRAQQVQLQYYRINAPFAGIVGDIPVKVGDAVTPATRLTSVTQNDQLEVALDIPIERAPELRLDMPVELLDRTGQMLGTSKLFFIAPQASTDTQSIQIKSIYDNRKGQLRADQFIRARVVWDRRPGVLVPTSAVSQLGGQDFIFVAEGEPNKLVARQKLIQVGNIAGNTYPVLQGLKPGEKIITSGTQNLTDGTPITPES
- a CDS encoding efflux RND transporter permease subunit, which codes for MFVEFFIKRPIFASVFALVIMLAGAVSIPTLPIAQYPNVTPPQVSVTANYTGASAAVVESAVTTPLEQQINGVQGLKYVSSTSGNDGLSTINVTFELGRDLDAAAVDVQNRVSTAQGRLPNEVRTTGVTINKVSTSLVLAIGLGSAKGEYNSLFLSNYADLYIRDALKRVKGVGDVRIFGERKYSMRLWLDPNRLANRQLTALDVVNALREQNVQVAAGQIGQPPTVDGQRYQLSIRAGGRLKNPAEFGEVILKTGADGSLVKLRDVGRAELGAEDYSTFLRFNGREAVGLGIYQLPDANALDVAKGVKEQMDLLAKRFPAGMQYKVALDTTLAVTESIREVLFTLGEAILLVVLVIFVFLQNWRTTLIPALTIPVSLIGTFAFIKLFGFSINNLTLFGLTLATGLVVDDAIVVIENIARLMEEKGLRPMEAAVEAMGEVTGALIATALVLVAVFVPVAFFPGTTGQLYKQFALTIAFSVALSAFNALTLTPALSALLLNHREPSSNRFFDGFNQTFETARRGYRTSLRFLLRFKTVTLLLFTLSLGATYWLYQRVPGGFIPNEDQGYFLITLQGPQGVSLNYTSQAVKQVEEILLKQPEVVGVFAVGGFGLTGNGSNNATIFASLKPWEERKGPGQTLDGFINRIRGPLAGITDAVAIPFNPPAIQGLGRFGGFQFELQDQLGTDLNALAQANDTLIQKANAQPDLRGVFSSFKANTPQLVVEVDREKAKALGVMLGDIFSTLQAFLGSQYINDFDLGPRNYRVFIQADAPFRSNPEDIKRLYVRAQNGALVSLANLLTVTRSTAPQNITHYNLARSTEINGSAAPGVSSGQALQTMERLAQEVLPQGMTFAWSGISLEQIEGGSQAVIIFALGVVLVFLVLAAQYESLTDPLVILLSVPLAILGALFAQSLRGLSNDVFCQIGLVMLVGLASKNAVLIVEFANQLRERGLPLVTAAVEAAQTRLRPILMTSFAFILGIFPLVIAEGAGAASRNSLGTAVFGGMIVSTFLSLYIVPTLYVVVALIREQVGSKKALPLPKLPWGE